DNA from Candidatus Eisenbacteria bacterium:
GCCCCTTCCCAGTCCGCAGCTGCTCCATCACTTCCTCGAGCACGCGCTTGGGCGGGCGCACCACATCGAGCGGCAGCTTCGCGAGCGCCGTCGGCACGAGCCCGAGTTCATCGTCATACGCGCGCAACGCGGGCTCCACGTGCAGCAGCCCCGTCACGAGCCGCTGATCGCGCTTCGCCTGCTGCAGCACGTTCATCGCGGCGGTGCGATCGGTGGGGTCGAAGTCGTCGCCGAGCTTCTGCAGCACGATGTGCGAGCCGTCGGGCATCTTCACTTCGCGCGTGGTGCCGGGCTCGTAGTCCACGTGGATGTCTTCGTAGAACGGCACGAAGTCGATGCTGTGGAGCGGCGAGTCGTGCTCCTTCACGAACGCGTACGACTTGGTCGAGCCTTCGTGGTCGGCGAACGTCACGCACGGGCTGATCACGTCGATCACGGCGGTGCCGTGATGCGCGAACGCGGCCTTGAGCAATGCGCGGAGCTGCTTCTGATCGCCCGAGAACGAACGCGCCACGAAGCCGCAGCCGAGTTCCAGCGCGATCGCGCAGCAATCGATCGGCATCAGATCGTTGGGCTTGCCGCCCTTCATGGTGCTGCCGATGTCAGCGGTCGCCGAGAACTGACCCTTCGTGAGCCCGTACACGCCGTTGTTCTCGATGATGTAGACCACCGGCACGTTGCGGCGTACGAGGTGGCAGAACTGCCCCAGACCGATGCTCGCGGTATCGCCGTCGCCCGAGACGCCGATCAGCAGCAGCTCGCGATTGGCCACGAAGGTTCCGGTGGCGATGCTCGGCATGCGGCCGTGCACGGCGTTGAATCCGTGCGTCTGGCCCAGGAAGTACGCGGGCGTCTTGCTCGAGCAACCGATGCCCGAGAGCTTCGCCACCTTCCACGGTTCGAGGTTCGCCTCGAACGCGGCCTGGATGATGCCGCCGGTGATCGCGTTGTGCCCGCAGCCGGGGCACAGCGTGGTCTTCGATCCGTCGTAGTCGGCCTTGGTGAGTCCCACACGATTGCGGCCGGCGCCCTGCGGAGCGTTCGAATCAACCACGGTCATACGCTGGCTCCTTCGGTTGCGCGGCTCGTGATGCCTTCCAGTTCGAGCACCTGCTCGGTGAGCGATTGCGCATCCACCGGCATGCCGGTGAAGAAGCGCACGCTGCGAATGCGCGCGGCGAGGTCCGGCCGCTCGAGCCTCAAGAGATCTGCCATCTGCCCGTCGCGATTCTGCTCGAGCACGTACACCCGCTCATGCCGCTCGAGGAACGCGGCGACATCCGGGTGGAAGGGCAACGCGCGCACGCGCAGGTAGCTGGTCTGAATTCCCCGCGCGGCAAGCTGATCGCGCGTCTCGACGACTGCCCAGTGCGTCGATCCGTAGGCGATCATGCCGACCTTCGAGCCGCTCTCGCTCTCGATGATCGGCGCCGGCACCACCATGCGCGCGGTCTCGAACTTCTTCGACAGCCGCTCCAGGTTGCGCGCGTACACCTCGGGGCTCTCGGTGTAGCGAGCGGCTTCGTCGTGACCCGAGCCGCGCGTGAAGAAGGTGCCCTTGGGGTCGCGTGTGCCGGGCACGGTGCGGTACGGAATGCCATCGCCATCGACGTCGCGATAGCGCTCGAACTTTGCGAGCTTCGCGAGTTCGTCGTCGCCGAGCACCTTGCCGCGATCCCACGGCTTGTCGGGATACACGAACGGATCGCTCATCCAGTTGTTCATGCCGAGGTCGAGATCGGAGAGCACGAACGTGGGCGTCTGCAGACGCTCGGCCACGTCGAACGCCGCGGTGCCGAACTCATAGCACTCGCGCACCGAGCCCGGCAGCAGAATGGGGAAGCGCGTGTCGCCGTGCGAGAGCCCGTAGACGAAGCTCAAGTCGGCTTGCGCGGTGCGGGTCGGCAGGCCGGTGCTCGGCCCGACGCGCTGGATGTCCCAGATGACGGCGGGAATCTCGGCGTAGTAGCCGTAGCCCGCGAACTCGGCCATGAGCGAGATGCCCGGGCCCGAAGTGGAGGTCATCGCGCGGGCACCCGCCCAACTGGCACCGAGCACCATGCCGATCGCGGCGATCTCGTCCTCGGCCTGCACCACGCCGAACGTCGCGCGACCGGTGTCGGGGTCGCGGCGATAGCGTTCGAGATAGCCGATCAACGCTTCGACCAAGCTCGACGACGGCGTGATCGGATACCAGGTCACCACGGTGACACCGCCGAACAATGCGCCGAGCGCACCCGCGGTGTTGCCGTCGATCAGGATCTTGCCTTCGTTCGCCTTCATGGGCTCGAGGCGATAGGGATCGCGCTTCTGCAGATGCGCGCGCGCCCACTCCCAACCGGCGCGCACGGCCTGGTGGTTCAAGGCCAGCGCCTTGGGCTTCTTGCCGAGCTGCGCGTCGAGCGCACGTTCAATCTCGGCCTCGCTGATGCCGATCAGCTCCGCGAGCACGCCGACGTAGATCATGTTCACGACCAGGCGCCGCAACTTCACGTCGGTCGTGATCGGCTCCATGAGCTTGGCCATCGGCACGCGATAGATGCAGCGGTCCTCGGGCACCTCGGGGATCTTGATCTGCTCGTTCACCACGATCGCGGCACCGGGCCCCATCGCGG
Protein-coding regions in this window:
- a CDS encoding 2-oxoacid:ferredoxin oxidoreductase subunit beta, which encodes MTVVDSNAPQGAGRNRVGLTKADYDGSKTTLCPGCGHNAITGGIIQAAFEANLEPWKVAKLSGIGCSSKTPAYFLGQTHGFNAVHGRMPSIATGTFVANRELLLIGVSGDGDTASIGLGQFCHLVRRNVPVVYIIENNGVYGLTKGQFSATADIGSTMKGGKPNDLMPIDCCAIALELGCGFVARSFSGDQKQLRALLKAAFAHHGTAVIDVISPCVTFADHEGSTKSYAFVKEHDSPLHSIDFVPFYEDIHVDYEPGTTREVKMPDGSHIVLQKLGDDFDPTDRTAAMNVLQQAKRDQRLVTGLLHVEPALRAYDDELGLVPTALAKLPLDVVRPPKRVLEEVMEQLRTGKG
- a CDS encoding 2-oxoacid:acceptor oxidoreductase subunit alpha: MPRGNVNPVINDFSIQVATVNGSGSQTANSVLLRAIFQMGIPVSGKNLFPSNIAGLPTWFTIRVSRDGYVARRRTNEVLVVMNPETAHEDVAAMGPGAAIVVNEQIKIPEVPEDRCIYRVPMAKLMEPITTDVKLRRLVVNMIYVGVLAELIGISEAEIERALDAQLGKKPKALALNHQAVRAGWEWARAHLQKRDPYRLEPMKANEGKILIDGNTAGALGALFGGVTVVTWYPITPSSSLVEALIGYLERYRRDPDTGRATFGVVQAEDEIAAIGMVLGASWAGARAMTSTSGPGISLMAEFAGYGYYAEIPAVIWDIQRVGPSTGLPTRTAQADLSFVYGLSHGDTRFPILLPGSVRECYEFGTAAFDVAERLQTPTFVLSDLDLGMNNWMSDPFVYPDKPWDRGKVLGDDELAKLAKFERYRDVDGDGIPYRTVPGTRDPKGTFFTRGSGHDEAARYTESPEVYARNLERLSKKFETARMVVPAPIIESESGSKVGMIAYGSTHWAVVETRDQLAARGIQTSYLRVRALPFHPDVAAFLERHERVYVLEQNRDGQMADLLRLERPDLAARIRSVRFFTGMPVDAQSLTEQVLELEGITSRATEGASV